In the Theobroma cacao cultivar B97-61/B2 chromosome 1, Criollo_cocoa_genome_V2, whole genome shotgun sequence genome, one interval contains:
- the LOC18613126 gene encoding probable arabinose 5-phosphate isomerase: MGSLPPSLDLPTPPLKKPSHQHIPETALLNLFKSQQEHLNYFFQNLNLSQTLSFTETLLNSRGTIFFSGVGKSGFVAHKISQTLVSLGIRSSFLSPLDALHGDIGALSSADVLVLFSKSGSTEELLRLVPCARSKGAYLIAVTSVSNNALANACDMNVHLPLQRELCPFDLAPVTSTAIQMVFGDTVAIALMGARNLTKEQYAANHPAGRIGKSLIFKVKDVMKKQDELPICKEGDLIMDQLVELTSKGCGCLLVVDEEYHLLGTFTDGDLRRTLKASGEGIFKLTVGEMCNRKPRTIGPDAMAVEAMQRMESPPSPVQFLPVIDHQNILIGIVTLHGLVSAGL, from the exons ATGGGATCTCTTCCTCCGTCACTTGACCTCCCAACACCGCCGTTGAAAAAGCCTAGCCATCAACACATTCCCGAAACTGCCCTTCTCAACCTCTTCAAATCCCAACAAGAACACCTCAATTACTTCTTCCAAAACCTCAACTTATCCCAAACATTATCTTTCACCGAAACACTCCTCAATTCTCGGGGTACCATTTTCTTCTCGGGTGTCGGAAAATCCGGATTCGTCGCCCACAAGATCTCTCAAACCCTAGTTTCCCTCGGCATCCGCTCCTCTTTCCTCTCCCCTCTCGACGCCCTCCACGGCGACATCGGCGCACTCTCCTCCGCCGACGTCCTTGTCCTCTTCTCAAAATCTGGCTCCACCGAAGAACTCCTGCGCCTCGTCCCCTGTGCCAGATCCAAGGGGGCTTATCTCATTGCGGTTACCTCCGTTTCCAACAATGCCTTAGCCAACGCTTGCGATATGAACGTGCATTTGCCGTTGCAGAGAGAATTGTGCCCGTTCGATCTGGCGCCGGTGACTTCGACGGCGATCCAGATGGTGTTTGGGGACACGGTGGCAATTGCGCTTATGGGAGCTAGGAACTTGACTAAGGAGCAATACGCGGCGAATCATCCGGCTGGGAGGATTGGGAAAAGCCTTATTTTCAAG GTAAAAGATGTTATGAAGAAGCAAGATGAACTTCCAATTTGCAAGGAAGGAGATTTGATAATGGATCAGCTGGTGGAGCTGACTAGCAAAGGATGTGGGTGCTTGCTGGTCGTAGATGAGGAATACCACTTGCTTGGCACATTTACTGATGGTGATTTGCGGCGTACTCTTAAGGCTAGCGGAGAAGGCATATTCAAGCTCACGGTGGGAGAAATGTGCAACAG GAAACCAAGAACCATTGGTCCGGATGCGATGGCAGTGGAAGCCATGCAAAGGATGGAATCACCACCTTCTCCTGTACAATTTCTGCCCGTTATTGATCATCAGAACATCTTGATTGGCATTGTCACATTGCATGGATTAGTTTCAGCTGGCCTTTGA
- the LOC18613125 gene encoding putative lysine-specific demethylase JMJ16 isoform X1 gives MGAEQWKTHIENENPARLSPPPGFASLSSFFLKKVENREEKWGFTASKGASTLEQLQEEAKPDMIDVERLKESVGNRTWILFDKSDQIAKECQPVEPDKGKARQCPGDARRDVLEEAPVFHPSEEEFSDTLKYIESIRLRAEPYGVCRIIPPHSWQPPCLVKEKSKWECSTFGTQYQQFGRFPAQSVESKTAESYKGTSKKRSSGLSFEQGVSSGYSMNPEEVGCSDVERNESKQGPEFTLKAFEKYADDFRKQYFLSKHKDVGRYVNCKQGEPSVESIEDEYRQIVENPTGALEVLYGGNLDTVNFGSGFPTASNPWELCNYPRYVHSSWNLNNVPKLPGSLLSFESDKSSGVLVPQLHIGMCFSSLYWKVEEHQLYSLCYMHVGSAKIWYCVPGRYSFKLDAIMKKYLPDLLVEQKLRDGVITRLSPFVLKSEGVPVYRCIQNPGEFVLVFPEAYHSAFDCGFNFVEAVNFAPLDWLPHGQNAVALYQEQGRKTSISFDKLLIRAAREAVRAQWELLFRKNTIDNLRWKDACGKNGILVKTLKSRVKQEGTRREYLCPTSQTKRMDKNFNATGKRECSICFFDLYLSAAQCPCSSDRYSCLNHAKQLCFCTWTEKIFLYHYDISELNILVEALEGKFSAVYRWAREDLNLALSIPKGNLCTKDNGQKEHTCQDAGESYGNGWTTASSIKAEVKARVQQSKYLDEQRSKEKTVSTPSLPIVTQDDTSFLLSEMMSEALSSSTSMSSSSESEETAYLGLNDGGKGCILPTSSLSPPSPKREVKLSELLKDISSNHGKAKHFKSTSKGQPMRHPTSKKRKKK, from the exons ATGGGGGCAGAACAGTGGAAAACTCATATTGAAAATGAGAATCCAGCAAGACTTTCACCTCCACCAGGTTTTGCGTCTCtttcatctttcttcttgaagAAGGTAGAAAACCGTGAGGAAAAGTGGGGCTTCACAGCCTCAAAGGGTGCATCCACACTAGAGCAATTGCAGGAAGAGGCCAAACCTGACATGATTGATGTCGAAAGGTTAAAAGAATCCGTAGGGAATAGAACATGGATACTCTTTGACAAGAGTGATCAAATTGCAAAGGAATGTCAGCCCGTAGAACCTGATAAG GGAAAAGCAAGGCAGTGTCCTGGTGATGCAAGAAGAGATGTTCTTGAAGAGGCACCTGTTTTTCACCCCTCTGAAGAG GAATTCAGTGACACACTAAAGTACATTGAGAGCATACGTCTTAGAGCAGAGCCATATGGAGTTTGTCGAATTATTCCTCCTCATTCATGGCAACCACCATGCCTTGTTAAGGAAAAGAGCAAATGGGAATGTTCCACATTTGGTACCCAGTATCAACAGTTTGGCAGGTTTCCAGCTCAGTCTGTAGAGAGCAAAACAGCTGAATCTTATAAAGGtacaagtaagaaaagaagCTCGGGACTGAGTTTTGAGCAAGGTGTTAGTAGCGGATACTCCATGAACCCTGAGGAAGTTGGATGCTCAGATGTGGAGCGCAATGAGTCAAAACAGGGTCCAGAATTCACTTTAAAAGCATTTGAGAAATATGCAGATGATTTCAGGAAGCAGTATTTTTTATCCAAACATAAGGATGTCGGTCGTTATGTCAATTGCAAACAGGGGGAGCCATCAGTAGAGAGCATTGAGGATGAATATAGACAGATTGTTGAGAATCCCACTGGAGCATTAGAG GTGCTCTATGGTGGCAATTTGGATACTGTAAATTTTGGCAGTGGATTTCCAACAGCATCAAATCCTTGGGAATTATGTAATTACCCTAGATATGTTCATTCAAGCTGGAACTTAAATAATGTACCTAAGCTTCCCggttctcttctttcttttgaaagTGATAAGAGTTCTGGTGTATTAGTGCCTCAGCTACATATAGGAATGTGCTTTTCATCACTTTATTGG AAAGTTGAAGAACACCAGTTATACTCACTATGTTACATGCATGTGGGTTCTGCAAAAATTTGGTATTGTGTCCCTGGGAGATATTCCTTCAAGTTAGACGCTATTATGAAGAAGTACCTTCCAGATTTGCTAGTTGAACAGAAGCTACGTGATGGAGTT ATCACAAGACTTTCTCCCTTTGTGTTGAAGTCTGAGGGTGTACCTGTCTACCGTTGTATTCAGAATCCTGGGGAGTTTGTTCTGGTTTTCCCCGAAGCCTATCATTCAGCATTTGATTGTGGGTTTAATTTTGTTGAGGCTGTTAATTTTGCTCCTCTTGATTGGTTACCTCATGGGCAGAATGCTGTAGCACTCTATCAAGAACAGGGAAGAAAGACTTCAATTtcctttgataaattgttgATTAGAGCTGCAAGAGAAGCTGTGAGGGCACAGTGGGAGCTTCTGTTTAGGAAGAACACAATTGACAATTTAAGGTGGAAAGATGCCTGTGGAAAGAATGGGATCTTAGTGAAAACACTCAAG TCACGTGTCAAGCAGGAAGGTACTAGAAGGGAATACCTTTGTCCCACCTCTCAGACAAAGAGGATGGACAAGAACTTTAATGCTACTGGAAAAAGGGAATGTAGCATATGTTTCTTTGATTTGTACCTCTCAGCAGCACAGTGTCCATGTTCTTCTGATAGATATTCATGTTTAAATCATGCAAAGCAGCTTTGTTTTTGCACATGGACTgaaaagattttcttataCCATTATGACATCAGTGAGTTAAATATTCTTGTTGAAGCATTGGAAGGGAAATTCAGTGCAGTGTATAGATGGGCTAGAGAGGACCTCAATTTGGCTCTTAGCATTCCCAAGGGAAACTTGTGCACAAAAGATAACGGACAAAAAGAGCACACATGCCAAGATGCAGGAGAATCTTATGGAAATGGTTGGACAACTGCTTCTTCCATCAAGGCAGAAGTCAAGGCTCGCGTACAGCAATCAAAGTACCTGGATGAACAAAGATCAAAAGAGAAGACGGTATCAACTCCTTCCCTTCCAATTGTGACTCAAGATGATACTTCCTTCTTACTTAGTGAGATGATGTCAGAAGCTTTGTCATCAAGCACAAGTATGTCAAGTTCCTCAGAATCTGAGGAGACGGCATACCTTGGCCTTAATGATGGAGGAAAAGGATGCATCCTACCAACATCCAGTTTGAGCCCTCCTAGTCCTAAAAGAGAAGTCAAATTATCTGAGCTTCTGAAAGATATTTCCAGCAATCATGGTAAagcaaaacattttaaatcaACTTCTAAAGGACAGCCTATGAGGCATCCAACTTCTAAGAAACGAAAAAAGAAGTAA
- the LOC18613125 gene encoding lysine-specific demethylase JMJ703 isoform X2 — protein MGAEQWKTHIENENPARLSPPPGFASLSSFFLKKVENREEKWGFTASKGASTLEQLQEEAKPDMIDVERLKESVGNRTWILFDKSDQIAKECQPVEPDKGKARQCPGDARRDVLEEAPVFHPSEEEFSDTLKYIESIRLRAEPYGVCRIIPPHSWQPPCLVKEKSKWECSTFGTQYQQFGRFPAQSVESKTAESYKGTSKKRSSGLSFEQGVSSGYSMNPEEVGCSDVERNESKQGPEFTLKAFEKYADDFRKQYFLSKHKDVGRYVNCKQGEPSVESIEDEYRQIVENPTGALEVLYGGNLDTVNFGSGFPTASNPWELCNYPRYVHSSWNLNNVPKLPGSLLSFESDKSSGVLVPQLHIGMCFSSLYWKVEEHQLYSLCYMHVGSAKIWYCVPGRYSFKLDAIMKKYLPDLLVEQKLRDGVNAVALYQEQGRKTSISFDKLLIRAAREAVRAQWELLFRKNTIDNLRWKDACGKNGILVKTLKSRVKQEGTRREYLCPTSQTKRMDKNFNATGKRECSICFFDLYLSAAQCPCSSDRYSCLNHAKQLCFCTWTEKIFLYHYDISELNILVEALEGKFSAVYRWAREDLNLALSIPKGNLCTKDNGQKEHTCQDAGESYGNGWTTASSIKAEVKARVQQSKYLDEQRSKEKTVSTPSLPIVTQDDTSFLLSEMMSEALSSSTSMSSSSESEETAYLGLNDGGKGCILPTSSLSPPSPKREVKLSELLKDISSNHGKAKHFKSTSKGQPMRHPTSKKRKKK, from the exons ATGGGGGCAGAACAGTGGAAAACTCATATTGAAAATGAGAATCCAGCAAGACTTTCACCTCCACCAGGTTTTGCGTCTCtttcatctttcttcttgaagAAGGTAGAAAACCGTGAGGAAAAGTGGGGCTTCACAGCCTCAAAGGGTGCATCCACACTAGAGCAATTGCAGGAAGAGGCCAAACCTGACATGATTGATGTCGAAAGGTTAAAAGAATCCGTAGGGAATAGAACATGGATACTCTTTGACAAGAGTGATCAAATTGCAAAGGAATGTCAGCCCGTAGAACCTGATAAG GGAAAAGCAAGGCAGTGTCCTGGTGATGCAAGAAGAGATGTTCTTGAAGAGGCACCTGTTTTTCACCCCTCTGAAGAG GAATTCAGTGACACACTAAAGTACATTGAGAGCATACGTCTTAGAGCAGAGCCATATGGAGTTTGTCGAATTATTCCTCCTCATTCATGGCAACCACCATGCCTTGTTAAGGAAAAGAGCAAATGGGAATGTTCCACATTTGGTACCCAGTATCAACAGTTTGGCAGGTTTCCAGCTCAGTCTGTAGAGAGCAAAACAGCTGAATCTTATAAAGGtacaagtaagaaaagaagCTCGGGACTGAGTTTTGAGCAAGGTGTTAGTAGCGGATACTCCATGAACCCTGAGGAAGTTGGATGCTCAGATGTGGAGCGCAATGAGTCAAAACAGGGTCCAGAATTCACTTTAAAAGCATTTGAGAAATATGCAGATGATTTCAGGAAGCAGTATTTTTTATCCAAACATAAGGATGTCGGTCGTTATGTCAATTGCAAACAGGGGGAGCCATCAGTAGAGAGCATTGAGGATGAATATAGACAGATTGTTGAGAATCCCACTGGAGCATTAGAG GTGCTCTATGGTGGCAATTTGGATACTGTAAATTTTGGCAGTGGATTTCCAACAGCATCAAATCCTTGGGAATTATGTAATTACCCTAGATATGTTCATTCAAGCTGGAACTTAAATAATGTACCTAAGCTTCCCggttctcttctttcttttgaaagTGATAAGAGTTCTGGTGTATTAGTGCCTCAGCTACATATAGGAATGTGCTTTTCATCACTTTATTGG AAAGTTGAAGAACACCAGTTATACTCACTATGTTACATGCATGTGGGTTCTGCAAAAATTTGGTATTGTGTCCCTGGGAGATATTCCTTCAAGTTAGACGCTATTATGAAGAAGTACCTTCCAGATTTGCTAGTTGAACAGAAGCTACGTGATGGAGTT AATGCTGTAGCACTCTATCAAGAACAGGGAAGAAAGACTTCAATTtcctttgataaattgttgATTAGAGCTGCAAGAGAAGCTGTGAGGGCACAGTGGGAGCTTCTGTTTAGGAAGAACACAATTGACAATTTAAGGTGGAAAGATGCCTGTGGAAAGAATGGGATCTTAGTGAAAACACTCAAG TCACGTGTCAAGCAGGAAGGTACTAGAAGGGAATACCTTTGTCCCACCTCTCAGACAAAGAGGATGGACAAGAACTTTAATGCTACTGGAAAAAGGGAATGTAGCATATGTTTCTTTGATTTGTACCTCTCAGCAGCACAGTGTCCATGTTCTTCTGATAGATATTCATGTTTAAATCATGCAAAGCAGCTTTGTTTTTGCACATGGACTgaaaagattttcttataCCATTATGACATCAGTGAGTTAAATATTCTTGTTGAAGCATTGGAAGGGAAATTCAGTGCAGTGTATAGATGGGCTAGAGAGGACCTCAATTTGGCTCTTAGCATTCCCAAGGGAAACTTGTGCACAAAAGATAACGGACAAAAAGAGCACACATGCCAAGATGCAGGAGAATCTTATGGAAATGGTTGGACAACTGCTTCTTCCATCAAGGCAGAAGTCAAGGCTCGCGTACAGCAATCAAAGTACCTGGATGAACAAAGATCAAAAGAGAAGACGGTATCAACTCCTTCCCTTCCAATTGTGACTCAAGATGATACTTCCTTCTTACTTAGTGAGATGATGTCAGAAGCTTTGTCATCAAGCACAAGTATGTCAAGTTCCTCAGAATCTGAGGAGACGGCATACCTTGGCCTTAATGATGGAGGAAAAGGATGCATCCTACCAACATCCAGTTTGAGCCCTCCTAGTCCTAAAAGAGAAGTCAAATTATCTGAGCTTCTGAAAGATATTTCCAGCAATCATGGTAAagcaaaacattttaaatcaACTTCTAAAGGACAGCCTATGAGGCATCCAACTTCTAAGAAACGAAAAAAGAAGTAA